The Porphyromonas pogonae genome segment CCGTTGAGATCCTTATTCTCCTCTCTCAATCGCATAACGGATGAGCCCGTAAACACGATCTGGAGGTCAGGGTATAGATCAATACAACGTCTTAGCTCTGATGACCATTCGGGATATTTAAAGACTTGATCCAAAAGTAAAACTTTACCGCCAGCCTTTACAAAGTTACCTGCAAACTCCACCAATGTACAGGTCGTAAAGTAAAATTGATTAAGGTTGATGTATAAACATTCACGATTGAGAGAGCCATATTTTTCTCGGGCATAATCGAGAAGGAATGTAGTCTTCCCTACTCCGCGAGGTCCTTTGATCCCAATCAACCGGTCACTCCAGTCAATCTCATCCATAAGGGCCCTTCGGAGAGAAGGATTATAGTTCCTTACCAAATAATCGTGAGTTCTATAAAAGATGTCCACAGTATTTCGCTATTTCTAGGTAGCAAAGATAAAGATAAAATACACATAATGCAACTTACACATAACAAAATGCAGGTATTACGGATTTTTGTGTCTATTTACATGGTAATGTTAAAAAAGACGATTGAGTATCCAATACACTCAATCGCCTTTAAATATTATAGATAAATACTTTACCTCTTAGAATAAAGCCTTATACTTTATAACTCTTTTTAAGAATGTTTACATTATTATTCTTCCACTATTCTCACCCAATTGTGGGTGTCGGGCTCTTCACCATATTGGATGGCACGCAACTTATTGTAGAGTTTTTCACTCATTACGCCCGGCTTGCCGTCTTTGCTGAGCACATAAGACTTGTGCTCATCGAGATCATCTATCCGCAGGATAGGGCTTATCACAGCAGCGGTGCCGCAAGCTCCGGCCTCCTCAAAGGTGTTGAGTTCATCCACATGTATCTCTCTGCGCTCCACTTTCATTCCGAGATCTTCAGCTATTTGCATTAGACTCTTATTGGTGATAGAGGGTAATATGGAAGTACTTTTGGGGGTGATATAGGTATTATCTTTGATTCCGAAGAAGTTGGCAGGGCCACACTCATCGATAAACTCTTTGTGCTTGGCATCCAAGAACAACACGGCAGAGTATCCCTCGTGATGGGCTATCTCGCCGGGCTTGAGGCTGGCAGCATAGTTACCGCCCACCTTGATAGTACCCGTACCCAGAGGTGCTGCACGGTCATATCCTCTCATGATAGCCATAGGAGTAGGCTTGAAGCCTTCTTTGAAATAAGGGCCCACAGGTGTTACAAATATCATAAAGAGATATTCGCCTGCAGGCTTCACTCCCACCTGTTGGCTCAATCCCAACAAGAGGGGGCGTATATAGAGAGATGCTCCGGTACCGTAGGGAGGGACAAATTCTTTGTTCAACAAGATTGCCTTCTCTACCATGTCTATAAAAAGATCAGTAGGTACTTCCGGCATCATAATCCCTTGTGATGAACTTTGCAAACGCTTAGCGTTTTCTTCGGGGCGGAATATTCTTATTTTCCCGTCTTTACCGCGGAAGGCCTTCATACCCTCAAAAGCCTCTTGTCCGTAATGAAGACATGTAGCAGCCATAGGGATGCTTATCATGTCGGACGAAGATACTTCCACTTCGCCCCATGCACCGTTGCGATAGTAGCAACGTACATTGTAGTTGGTAGGCACGTAGCCAAAGGTCAGCGATGACCAGTCAATGTCTTTTTTGTTTTCCATTGGTTTATTCGCTTTAGTCATTAGATTAATATTTGATTTACAATATCACAAAGATAACCAATATTAAGATGAAAAGCTAAGGATAAAAACCTAAATATAGCCGACAAAAATTTAATCTTCCGTAAGGAAATCCTGCAATTTGTCAAGATCGATATCCTGATGCAGCTCACCCCTAAAAGCAAGTGAGATAGTGCCTCGCTCCTCACTTACAATGATCACCTTGGCATCAGTCTCCTGCGACAGTCCCAGAGCGGACCTGTGTCTGAGTCCCAGGTCTTTGTTGAGATCGCTATTGTGAGCCACGGGCAATATACAACCGGCGGCACGGATGCGATTGTCCGCAATAATCATGGCTCCGTCATGCAACGGGCTGTTCTTGAAAAAAATATTTTCGATGAGACGGGCATTTATTTCGGACTGAAACATCTCACCCGTATGTGAGTAGGGTGAGAGATCCAAGCTCTGCTGTATGGCTATGAGAGCTCCGGTCTTCTTGCGAGCCATATTCATACATGCCAGCACCACCGGGGCTATAAACTTGTATTCCTCTTGAGTATCCTTTTTCCTATCGAGTAGCTTTTCGTTGATTCGCTTCCATTTTTTTGCTGATCCTATGGTGGACAGAAACTTTCGCAACTCATCCTGAAATAAGATCACCAATACCAAGAACCCGATGCTCACAAACTTGTCCAAGATAGCTCCCATGAGCTTCATCTCAAACACCTGAGATATGAGTATCCACAGTACTATGAATGTGATGATACCCGTAAACAAGGCCCTACTACCTGAGTTTTTGAGCACATTGTACGTATAGTACAAAAAGATCGATACCAACAAGATATCCGTTGCATCCTTAAATGTAAAGGGTAACCACATAGCTTATAATTTGATTTTACTGCATATTTTCGTTTCGCATCACACTGTCAGGATTGGAGAGATGCACATATTGAGAGGGATTGATACGTTCATAATTACGCAATTTGCTCACGAGCTTCACACACTCCACTGCTTCCTTCACATCATGTACACGTAAGATATCGGCTCCGTGTAGCAGGCTGTAAGTATTGAGTATGGCAGTGCCGTTGAGAGCATCATGAGGCGTACCTCCAAGGTATTTATATATCATGCTTTTCCTCGATATTCCCACCAGCAGAGGCAACTGCAATGATGCATTGAGCTCCTCCATCCGAGCCATGAGTTCGTAGTTCTGATCCACCGTTTTACTGAATCCGAAGCCAGTATCCAAAATAATATCATTGACGCCTAATGAACGCAACTGCCCTACACGATCAATAAAATAGTCCAAAATATCTACCGCCACATCGTTGTACTCCGTGTACTGCTGCATAGTCTCGGGAGTTCCCCGCATATGCATCAATATATAAGGCACACGCAATGATGCTACAGTGCTAAACATCGAACGATCGATCTGCCCACCAGACACATCATTGATCATATCCGCCCCATATTCCTCCACCGCAGCACGTGCCACATCGGCTCTGAAAGTATCTACCGATATGGGCAGGTCCGGGTACTCATCTCTCAGTATCTCCAGAGCGGGCTTAAGGCGAGCTATTTCGGTAGCCGCATCCACCGCCTCAGCACCGGGGCGAGTACTATAAGCCCCCACATCCACCATACGTCCTCCCTGCGACACGATCTCTTCTATGCGATCATGTATCTCTTTGTCACCCTGTTTGCGGCTTCCGGAATAGAATGAGTCCGGTGTTACATTGAGAATTCCCATTACAAGAGGGTCATTGAGGAGTAGTAGCCTTCCGTTAAGATTGAGTGTCTGAGGTTTCATTCGTGTTTAAGTTTTGTCCAAAGTTAACCAATTCCGTGTAACATTATTATCACTCATCACCAAAAAAGTAAAGATCACTCTGATGCTACATTGCCCCGCATCGCAGAGTTATAGATGACAAGTAAATATTTATCCGTATCACAGGCCACTCTCAAGTGATCATTTGGGTCACTGTCATATGGCATGGCGTATAGTAGCCTGCGCACTAAAGAACTATGTTTTTACTAAATACACTACAGCCCACACGACACACGGAGGAGATGTCTGTTTTGACAAATTGTCAAAATAAGTAACCGGAGCAAGAGAGATAAGATTTGATATAATCAATTCATATTAAAGAAACTAAACAAATTAATAATCAATAAGAACACTCCAAAATCGGCCTTGTCTTAGTTACAACACTCGGCTTATTTGTACAGAGTTCAAATAAGGGAGCAAGTTTGATGGACGAGAATCACAAGAAAAGCACACCTTAATAAATAACACATCTGCAAAATGTACGATAAATAAATATTCAAATAATATAGGCGGCTTATAGCTTATATTTTTAGAGAGGCAGAAGCAAATTGTAAATTGTATATGAGGATGACAATCCGATCCTAATAGGTCTATCGACTTGATACGATAGGTAAGCCGACTATATAGGATAAGTCGATCGTCCGTATACGATAAATCAATTGACCGTGTAGGATAGGTCAGCCGACCGTGTATGATAAGTCGGAGCACTTATCGGACAGGGATATTGGGCCATTATGTATTCTTTGAGGAAATATAAGTGTGGAATAGCTGCCAGAGCTATGGAAAAAGCTCAGAAGAGGGCTCATGAGATACAAGAGTTACCTGTGCTATGTGCGTAATAGGCAGTAGCAGACTGTAGATCGTAGCGATAACATATTAGACGGATTTGTTCTCATATTCAAAATAGGGATAATGGGTGCAGCTCTTGTTATTTACAAAGATACAACATCGTTTACCCTTTTGTCAAGCCCCCGAAAAAGAGCGTTCAGCTCATCAGTAGGTAAAAATCGGATAAGGCTTGAAAAAGTGACAAAATGATAGTCATAACCTCCTTTTTGCCGCAAAGAATAAACATTGAAAGAATATAGTACGGACAAAGCCTATGATGAGACCGTTGCATAGCAGGCAAATCGCTTCGTTGCTTGCGAGATTCGCCCTTGGTCATTTACCGGAAGTAAACTCCCTGTGCACTCACTCTTAGCGCCTTGCACTTTACCCTCTCTGCCCGGTCAAAGTGTCTTTTGTCGGCTTTGCCTCCAAAATCCACGAGACTGTTGACTTTTGCAACAGTCTCATGATAGTAGAGAAGATTCCTATCGCAAGTATGACCCATAACACAATACCCCAAACGCTATTCATACTGAAAGCATCCAACTACCACAACACACCGGCTACAAGATTCCATAAAAAGAGTTTCTTCACCTTGGTATTGATCGTCGGTTTTACTACAACCATCGGTTTGATCATATATTATTGGGGGTATGAGGGTGTGGCCGATAGTTTTCCCAAACTTATCGCAGATGAAAAAAGGAGCCCTTACCGGCTACCACAGTCGATAAGGGCTGATACAAAAAACTAAAAAAATTATTACTTATTTTTCTTCTTCCAGTACAGCTTGTGCCGCTGCCAAGCGTGCTATGGGTACACGGAAAGGAGAACATGATACGTAGTTGAGACCTATACGATGGCAGAATTTTACTGATGAAGGCTCACCACCGTGCTCACCACAGATACCGCACTTGAGATCAGGGCGTGTACTGCGTCCTGCATCCGTAGCCATTCTTACCAACTTGCCCACTCCATTCTGATCCAATACTTGGAAAGGATCCACTTTGAGTATCTTCTTATCAAGATAAACAGGCAGGAATGATGCTATGTCATCACGTGAGTAACCGAACGTCATTTGAGTAAGGTCATTGGTACCAAATGAGAAGAACTCTGCTGATGATGCAATACGATCAGCCGTAAGAGCAGCACGTGGTATCTCTATCATTGTACCCACCTTGAAGTCTACAGAAGCACCTCTCTCTTTGAATAGCTTTTCGGCCGTTTCTCGTATTACCGTCTCCTGAGCCTGGAACTCATATAGGATACCGGTGAGGGGTACCATGATCTCGGGCAAGCACTTTACGCCCTCGGCCTGAAGCTCCAAACATGCGCCGAGGATGGCACGTGTTTGCATCTCAGTAATCTCCGGGTAAGTATTACCCAAGCGACAACCTCTATGCCCCAGCATCGGATTGTGCTCGCACAAACTCTCGACACGCTGGCGTATGGTGTGTACGGATACACCCATGGCTTGAGCCATTTCCTCTTGTCCCTTCTCATCATGGGGTACAAACTCATGCAAAGGAGGATCCAATAGACGCACTGTCACAGGATATCCATCCATAGCACGGAAGATACCTTTGAAGTCTTTCTCTTGGAAAGGCAGTATTTTATCCAGTGCTTTCACGCGCCCTTCGGCATTTTCCGATAAGATCATCTCACGCATGGCTCTGATCTTCTCGCCTTCGAAAAACATGTGCTCGGTACGGCAAAGACCTATACCTACAGCTCCAAATCCGCGAGCGATGGCAGCATCGTGAGGTGTATCGGCATTGGTTCTCACTTTTAGCTTGGCATACTTGTCGGTAAGCTCCATGAGCTCTCTGAAATCATTGTCCATCTCAGCGGCACGGGTCTCCACCGAGCCCTCATATACCTTACCGGTAGAGCCGTCGATAGAGATAAAATCACCTTCGTGCAGTAATTTACCATCGATCTCTACGGTACGTTTTTTATAATCGATCAGTAACGATCCTGCACCGGATACACAGCACTTACCCATACCACGGGCTACTACTGCTGCATGTGAGGTCATACCTCCGCGAGCGGTAAGGATACCCTCGGCAGCAGACATACCGGCAAGATCCTCAGGTGATGTCTCAATACGCACAAGTACTACATTTTTACCTCCTGCATGCTGCTCTGCTGCATCGTCGGAGAAAAAGACAATCTGCCCTGATGCTGCACCGGGAGAAGCCGGTAGCCCCTTGGTAAGAAGATGTGCGGAAAGAAGAGATGTGTGATCGAATACAGGGTGCAATAGTTCGTCCAGTTTGTTGGGATCAATACGCTTGAGAGCTTCCTTCTCGGTGATAAGCCCCTCACGCATGAGGTCCATGGCAATCTTGACCATAGCCTTACCGGTGCGCTTACCATTGCGAGTCTGGAGGAACCACAACTTACCTTCCTGCACCGTATATTCCATGTCTTGCATGTCCCTGTAGTGCATCTCTAAGTTGTGTTGTATTTCATCGAGTTGTTTGTAGATCTCCGGCATAGCCTCCTCCATTGAGGGATATTTATCAGCTCTTTCAGCTTCAGAGATACCCGCTCTTTCTGCCCAGCGTTGCGACCCGATCTTGGTGATTTGCTGTGGCGTGCGTATACCGGCTACCACGTCTTCGCCTTGAGCATTGATGAGATATTCACCGTTGAAAAGCTTTTCGCCATTGGCAGCATCACGAGAGAAGCATACTCCGGTAGCGGAGTTCTCACCCATATTGCCAAATACCATAGCCTGCACATTCACCGCAGTACCCCACTCTGCCGGGATACCCTCCATACGTCTGTAGAGGATGGCGCGCTCATTCATCCAAGAATTGAAAACCGCCATGATAGCTCCCCAGAGTTGCTCTTCGGGAGAAGTGGGGAAGTCTTGACCCGTTTCTTCTTTTACGGCAGCTTTGAAGCGTTTTACCAAATCTTTCAGGTGGGCTACGCTCAACTCGCTATCCAAATGAACACCGGCTTCATGCTTTACGTCTTCAATAATCTTCTCGAAAGGATCGATGTCTTCTTTACTTGTAGGCTTGAGTCCCAGCACCACATCGCCGTACATCTGTACGAAGCGACGGTAGGAATCCCATGCAAAACGCTCATTGCCCGTTTTTCTGATTATGCCCTCAAGAACTTCATCATTGAGTCCCAGATTAAGAATAGTGTCCATCATACCCGGCATAGATGCACGAGCTCCTGAACGCACTGAAACCAGAAGGGGATTTTCGGGGTCACCGAATTTGGAGTTCATCAAAATCTCAACATGTTTTAGTGCTTGCTCCACTTCGGGGCGCAATAACTCTACAACCTGATCCTTGCCTATCCGGAAGTATTCGTTACACACGTCGGTGGTAATAGTGAATCCCGGAGGTACGGGTACCCCTATTAGATTCATTTCCGCAAGATTTGCTCCTTTTCCTCCCAGTAGGTTGCGAAGATCAGCTTTGCCTTCGGCTTTTCCATTGCCGAAAGTGTAAACTCGTTTTGTTTCCATGTCGATGTTTTTTCTATGAGTATTATGTAAAAAAATCAAACTTAATATCTCTTAAATGTGCTTTAAAATACGTTTTGTCTTAAAAATGTATCCTTTGTGGTTTTCGATTTTAAAAAATACTTGGTAAATATACGAATAAAAGTAAAATTGCAATCATGACTTTGCGATTTAAGTCTGTTTTGTAGTATAAAAAAACATAAATCCGCCTCAAAAGCATCCATTAGGCTACTTTTGAGGCGGTATAAGTTTAGTAATGGTGTTGTTAGCTCTTAGTTTCTACCAATATAGAACGCGGTCAGTACACAAATTATCAATCCACAATGTGCATTTCATACAGATCTTGCTCGGCGGGCACATCTGATTCTCCGGAGATAGTCCTATAGAGCATAATACTGTAGATATAAATAAGAGGTAATGTGAATATAGTACCGATCCCTAAGCAGATTAGCCCCAGCAATGTCAAGCCAAGAGAAATAATGTAGTAGAGCAGCACTTCCCAGAAGTTGTTCTTGGTAATTTCCCAACTGCGGGCAAAAGCCTCTGAGAAGCCTTCTTTCCTGTCAATATATGCCGTAACGGAAAAAGTGAGTCGGATCATAATCCAAATACCGGGAATGATAAGAAATATAAACCCAACAAAAAGCATGAGAGCATAAAGCACGGAAATTACAAATACGGGAATCCACAACTTAGGCATCCAGAAGTTGCGCTTGATCTCATTATTGGTAAGTTTATGCCCCCTTGTAATTTGCAAAGCTGTACGTATTATACCGATTTGGAAGATGAGGGCAATAATAACCATAAGGATATTTGACATAAACACGACCGAATAGCTGCCAATCTGCTGGGCATTTTCCACAGAAAAATAATTGACCACATAGATGATAAAATAGATCAATGTGAATACAATGAGTATCTTATTCTCCATGAGTAGCCGCCAAGACCTTTTGATGGCGTCCGAGTGATTAAAAGAATAATGCATAGTTCCAGTTTGCTATTAATAGTTAATAATTGTGTCCTCGTATGATGATATTACTTAATGAAGAAGCAAGCACCCATGAAAATGGGAAGCATTACAACTTCATATCCCTAAAGATATTAATTATTTGCTTTCCACAAATAGGATGAATAAAATCAGGAGCAATCTGAGCCAATGGCTTCATCACAAACTCTCGACTGCACATCAATGGATGGGGGATGATGAGACGGGGAGTATTGATAATCTCACCACCAAAAAGCAGGATGTCAATATCAATGGGTCTGTCACTGTAACCGCTATCGGAAGTAGATTTAACGTTGCGTCCAAGCTCTCGCTCAATTCCTTCAGTGATGTCGAGTGTTTGGAATGGAGACAATGATGTTTGCACCTTCACTGCAGCATTGAGGTATTTATTGTCAGAGTCATATCCCCATGAAGCAGTCTCTATAAAATGAGAGAGAGCAAGGATATCTCCCACTCTCTCTCCAATAAGTTTGACAGCCGATCTGAGAAACATTTCCCTATGCCCCTCGTTGCTTCCTAATCCCAAGCAGACTACGTTATAAGAAGTATCGGGCAATTTCATCAATCAAGACTGTTATTTATAAATGTATCTATCAAATAATAAGCATTGCATCACCATATCCGCCGAAGCGATACTTGTCTTTTACGGCTACTTCATATGCTTTCATGACGTTGTCATAGCCTCCGAAAGCAGCAGTCATCATAAGTAAAGTAGAGTACGGCATATGAAAGTTTGTTATCAGCGATGTAGGGAGGTTGAAGTCATAAGGGGGGAAAATAAAACGATTGGTCCAACCTTCATATTCTTTCAAATGACCATCTGTACTTGCTGCCGTTTCCATAGCTCTCAAGGTGGAAGTACCCACGACACAGACTTGTTTGCCTAAGTCATGTGAACGATTTACAATATCACAAGCGTCTTTGGGAACAACCATTTGCTCACTATCCATCTTATGCTTGGTAAGGTCTTCTACATCGATCTCACGATAGTTGCCCAATCCGTTGTGTACTGTGAGAAAAGCCATGCGACAATCCTTGATCTCCATGCGTTTGAGTAGTTCACGGCTAAAGTGCAAATTGGCGGCAGGAGCCACTACAGCACCCTCCACCTCAGCAAAAAGACTTTGGTAGCGCTCTGCGTCGTCAGCATTTACCGCACGATCCATATACTTGGGTATAGGCGTTTCTCCCAGGTCAAAGAGTTGCTTCTTGAACTCTTCATGAGATCCGTCGTAGAGGAAGCGCACTGTGCGCCCACGTGAGGTGGTATTGTCTATTACCTCGGCCACC includes the following:
- a CDS encoding branched-chain amino acid aminotransferase, translated to MTKANKPMENKKDIDWSSLTFGYVPTNYNVRCYYRNGAWGEVEVSSSDMISIPMAATCLHYGQEAFEGMKAFRGKDGKIRIFRPEENAKRLQSSSQGIMMPEVPTDLFIDMVEKAILLNKEFVPPYGTGASLYIRPLLLGLSQQVGVKPAGEYLFMIFVTPVGPYFKEGFKPTPMAIMRGYDRAAPLGTGTIKVGGNYAASLKPGEIAHHEGYSAVLFLDAKHKEFIDECGPANFFGIKDNTYITPKSTSILPSITNKSLMQIAEDLGMKVERREIHVDELNTFEEAGACGTAAVISPILRIDDLDEHKSYVLSKDGKPGVMSEKLYNKLRAIQYGEEPDTHNWVRIVEE
- the cdaA gene encoding diadenylate cyclase CdaA — protein: MWLPFTFKDATDILLVSIFLYYTYNVLKNSGSRALFTGIITFIVLWILISQVFEMKLMGAILDKFVSIGFLVLVILFQDELRKFLSTIGSAKKWKRINEKLLDRKKDTQEEYKFIAPVVLACMNMARKKTGALIAIQQSLDLSPYSHTGEMFQSEINARLIENIFFKNSPLHDGAMIIADNRIRAAGCILPVAHNSDLNKDLGLRHRSALGLSQETDAKVIIVSEERGTISLAFRGELHQDIDLDKLQDFLTED
- the folP gene encoding dihydropteroate synthase — encoded protein: MKPQTLNLNGRLLLLNDPLVMGILNVTPDSFYSGSRKQGDKEIHDRIEEIVSQGGRMVDVGAYSTRPGAEAVDAATEIARLKPALEILRDEYPDLPISVDTFRADVARAAVEEYGADMINDVSGGQIDRSMFSTVASLRVPYILMHMRGTPETMQQYTEYNDVAVDILDYFIDRVGQLRSLGVNDIILDTGFGFSKTVDQNYELMARMEELNASLQLPLLVGISRKSMIYKYLGGTPHDALNGTAILNTYSLLHGADILRVHDVKEAVECVKLVSKLRNYERINPSQYVHLSNPDSVMRNENMQ
- the ppdK gene encoding pyruvate, phosphate dikinase; translation: METKRVYTFGNGKAEGKADLRNLLGGKGANLAEMNLIGVPVPPGFTITTDVCNEYFRIGKDQVVELLRPEVEQALKHVEILMNSKFGDPENPLLVSVRSGARASMPGMMDTILNLGLNDEVLEGIIRKTGNERFAWDSYRRFVQMYGDVVLGLKPTSKEDIDPFEKIIEDVKHEAGVHLDSELSVAHLKDLVKRFKAAVKEETGQDFPTSPEEQLWGAIMAVFNSWMNERAILYRRMEGIPAEWGTAVNVQAMVFGNMGENSATGVCFSRDAANGEKLFNGEYLINAQGEDVVAGIRTPQQITKIGSQRWAERAGISEAERADKYPSMEEAMPEIYKQLDEIQHNLEMHYRDMQDMEYTVQEGKLWFLQTRNGKRTGKAMVKIAMDLMREGLITEKEALKRIDPNKLDELLHPVFDHTSLLSAHLLTKGLPASPGAASGQIVFFSDDAAEQHAGGKNVVLVRIETSPEDLAGMSAAEGILTARGGMTSHAAVVARGMGKCCVSGAGSLLIDYKKRTVEIDGKLLHEGDFISIDGSTGKVYEGSVETRAAEMDNDFRELMELTDKYAKLKVRTNADTPHDAAIARGFGAVGIGLCRTEHMFFEGEKIRAMREMILSENAEGRVKALDKILPFQEKDFKGIFRAMDGYPVTVRLLDPPLHEFVPHDEKGQEEMAQAMGVSVHTIRQRVESLCEHNPMLGHRGCRLGNTYPEITEMQTRAILGACLELQAEGVKCLPEIMVPLTGILYEFQAQETVIRETAEKLFKERGASVDFKVGTMIEIPRAALTADRIASSAEFFSFGTNDLTQMTFGYSRDDIASFLPVYLDKKILKVDPFQVLDQNGVGKLVRMATDAGRSTRPDLKCGICGEHGGEPSSVKFCHRIGLNYVSCSPFRVPIARLAAAQAVLEEEK
- a CDS encoding glycerophosphoryl diester phosphodiesterase membrane domain-containing protein, with the translated sequence MHYSFNHSDAIKRSWRLLMENKILIVFTLIYFIIYVVNYFSVENAQQIGSYSVVFMSNILMVIIALIFQIGIIRTALQITRGHKLTNNEIKRNFWMPKLWIPVFVISVLYALMLFVGFIFLIIPGIWIMIRLTFSVTAYIDRKEGFSEAFARSWEITKNNFWEVLLYYIISLGLTLLGLICLGIGTIFTLPLIYIYSIMLYRTISGESDVPAEQDLYEMHIVD
- the folK gene encoding 2-amino-4-hydroxy-6-hydroxymethyldihydropteridine diphosphokinase, which encodes MKLPDTSYNVVCLGLGSNEGHREMFLRSAVKLIGERVGDILALSHFIETASWGYDSDNKYLNAAVKVQTSLSPFQTLDITEGIERELGRNVKSTSDSGYSDRPIDIDILLFGGEIINTPRLIIPHPLMCSREFVMKPLAQIAPDFIHPICGKQIINIFRDMKL
- the queA gene encoding tRNA preQ1(34) S-adenosylmethionine ribosyltransferase-isomerase QueA codes for the protein MKLSQFKFDLPDNLIAKKPTHFRDESKLLVLHKETGDIEHRIFKDILDYFDKDDVFVFNNTKVFPARLYGNKEKTGAQIEVFLLRELNSQLKLWDVLVDPARKIRIGNKLYFGKDDSMVAEVIDNTTSRGRTVRFLYDGSHEEFKKQLFDLGETPIPKYMDRAVNADDAERYQSLFAEVEGAVVAPAANLHFSRELLKRMEIKDCRMAFLTVHNGLGNYREIDVEDLTKHKMDSEQMVVPKDACDIVNRSHDLGKQVCVVGTSTLRAMETAASTDGHLKEYEGWTNRFIFPPYDFNLPTSLITNFHMPYSTLLMMTAAFGGYDNVMKAYEVAVKDKYRFGGYGDAMLII